The proteins below come from a single Cryptosporangium aurantiacum genomic window:
- a CDS encoding FAD-dependent oxidoreductase, which translates to MSASPAHVFRRLSSTHQPHVPNKRLRHAVVLGGSVAGLLAARVLADHAEDVVVVERDDSVDGERRGVPQRFQVHALLPGGRAQIERWFPGFTDEAIGHGAVFTNAHQTQQWADDVCSVTTPNAVLLNASRSFIEAQLRRHTRALPNVRLLTAFATGLEYRDGRVSGVRLDAGESLPAAFVVDAMGRSSRLSDWLERDGWEAPELERMQIDVNYATAYFKRSQVQPPVGAAISRFTPGYHKKTQAALNGIEDGQWMLMLMTYGDDRLSRDWDEFLTRCADLPPVFAAVAREEPVGEVHTYRMADARRRRYDRAARLPGGLVSVGDAVASFNPVYGQGMSSATLHASCLSEYLCDGADPSAAATDFLRLQKVVVDAAWDLSTSGDAERLETGKPPLPVRLQRALINQVIAASVVDVTIGTKFNDVAFMNTHPSTLAAPSVLLRSVWANRRRQPPR; encoded by the coding sequence GTGAGCGCATCACCGGCGCACGTGTTCAGGAGGCTGAGCAGTACGCACCAACCGCACGTTCCGAACAAACGCTTGCGGCACGCGGTGGTGCTCGGTGGCAGCGTCGCCGGTCTGCTCGCCGCGCGGGTACTGGCCGACCACGCCGAGGACGTCGTCGTCGTCGAGCGCGACGACTCGGTGGACGGCGAGCGGCGGGGCGTGCCGCAGCGTTTTCAGGTCCACGCGCTGCTGCCGGGCGGGCGTGCGCAGATCGAACGCTGGTTCCCCGGGTTCACCGACGAGGCGATCGGCCACGGTGCGGTGTTCACGAACGCGCACCAGACCCAGCAGTGGGCCGACGACGTCTGCTCGGTGACGACTCCCAACGCCGTGCTGCTGAACGCCAGCCGCAGCTTCATCGAGGCACAGTTGCGCCGTCACACCCGGGCGCTGCCGAACGTCCGGCTGCTCACCGCGTTCGCCACCGGGCTGGAATACCGCGACGGCCGGGTCAGCGGCGTCCGGCTCGACGCGGGCGAGTCGCTGCCCGCCGCCTTCGTGGTGGACGCCATGGGCCGGTCCAGCCGCTTGTCGGACTGGCTGGAGCGGGACGGCTGGGAGGCGCCGGAGCTCGAGCGGATGCAGATCGACGTCAACTACGCGACGGCGTACTTCAAGCGCTCCCAGGTTCAGCCACCGGTCGGTGCCGCGATCTCACGCTTCACCCCCGGCTATCACAAGAAGACGCAGGCCGCACTCAACGGCATCGAGGACGGCCAGTGGATGCTGATGCTGATGACCTACGGCGACGACCGGCTGTCCCGCGACTGGGACGAGTTCCTGACACGCTGCGCGGACCTGCCGCCGGTCTTCGCCGCCGTCGCGCGGGAAGAACCGGTCGGCGAGGTCCACACCTACCGGATGGCCGACGCCCGGCGACGCCGCTACGACCGGGCGGCTCGGCTCCCGGGCGGCCTGGTCAGCGTCGGCGACGCCGTGGCGTCGTTCAACCCCGTCTACGGACAGGGCATGTCCTCGGCGACGCTGCACGCGTCCTGCCTGTCGGAGTACCTCTGTGACGGTGCGGACCCCTCCGCCGCCGCGACCGATTTCCTCCGGCTGCAGAAAGTCGTGGTGGACGCTGCCTGGGACCTCTCCACCTCGGGCGACGCCGAGCGGCTGGAGACCGGCAAGCCCCCACTGCCGGTCCGGCTGCAGCGTGCCCTGATCAACCAGGTGATCGCGGCCTCGGTCGTCGACGTGACGATCGGGACGAAGTTCAACGACGTCGCGTTCATGAACACGCACCCGAGCACGCTGGCCGCGCCGTCGGTCCTGCTCAGGTCCGTGTGGGCTAATCGCCGGCGGCAACCGCCACGGTGA